One region of Candidatus Polarisedimenticolia bacterium genomic DNA includes:
- a CDS encoding PadR family transcriptional regulator, whose translation MARTDLLQGTLDVLILKSLSTGPDHGLGIARRVEHLTRGTFQVKPGSLFPALHRLEERGWLASQWGESENRRRAKFYRLTASGQRRLRTETGKWARIALAMSAALGTT comes from the coding sequence GTGGCCCGCACCGATCTGCTGCAAGGCACTCTCGACGTCCTGATCCTCAAGTCCCTGTCGACCGGCCCCGACCATGGGCTGGGAATCGCCCGCCGCGTGGAGCATCTCACCCGCGGGACCTTCCAGGTAAAGCCCGGCTCCCTGTTCCCGGCGCTGCACCGCCTGGAGGAGCGGGGCTGGCTCGCATCGCAGTGGGGCGAATCCGAAAACCGGCGCCGCGCCAAGTTTTACCGCCTGACCGCCTCCGGCCAGCGCCGGCTGCGCACTGAGACCGGCAAGTGGGCGCGCATCGCGCTGGCGATGTCGGCCGCCCTGGGAACCACCTAG